The window AAGGCCTGTACCACCTTGGGCAGCGCATAGCGCGCCTGGGTGTGGGTGGTGGCGATGGTGAAACTGCCGCTGTCGTGGGCGGCGAATTCCTTGCCGATGCGTTTCAAGCCATCGACTTCCTGCATGATCAGCTCGACCGAGCGCAGCACCGCCCGCCCCGGCTCGGTCAGGCCGCGGATACGCTTGCCGTGACGGGTGAAGATGTCCACGCCCAGCTCTTCCTCCAGCTCGATGATGGCCTTGGACACGCCTGGCTGCGAGGTATAGAGGGCCTTGGCGGCCTCGGTGAGGTTGAAGTTCTGCCGTACCGCTTCGCGCACGAAACGGAATTGATGAAGATTCATGAGGGAATTCCTTCGCTTCTACCTAGTATGGCAGCGCCCCGCGCCTGCCTTGCTGGCCTCCTCGGCCTGATTGCCTCGTTTGACGCATTTCCATATGCCAAAGGCGTATATAAGCAAATAAATACTATGTAGTTTGGTTTGAAACATAAGTTTATTACGATTCGCAGACTAATGGGCGAGGTGTTATGACTGTTTCTTATGTAGTAAGCGGATTTGCTGTAGGACTGCTGGTCGGACTGACCGGGGTCGGTGGCGGCTCGCTCATGACACCCCTGTTGACCTTGCTGTTTGGCATCCACCCTTCCGTGGCGGTCGGTACCGACCTGGCCTTTGCCTCGGCCACCAAGACCGCCGGCACCCTGGCCCACCGCTTCAAGGGCACGGTGCGCTGGGATGTGGTGCGCCGCCTGTCCTACGGCGCCCTGCCTGCCGCGCTGATCACGACCCTACTGCTCAAGCACTTCGGCGCCGTCAGCGACGGCATCGCCCTGACCATCCGCTATTCGATTGCCGTCTCGGTGTTCCTGACGGTGATCGCCCTGCTGTTCCGCTCGCGCATGCAAGCCTGGCTCAACGCCCATCCGCAGCGCCAGCTGCAAGGCGCCACGCTGGCCAACGCCACCATTGCCGCCGGCGCCCTGCTGGGCACGCTGGTCACCATTTCTTCCATCGGCGCAGGCGCGGTGGGCGCGACCTTGCTGGTCTTGCTGTATCCTCGCCTGTCTCCGGCCGAGATCGCTGGCACCGACATCGCCTACGCCGTCCCGCTGACCGCCATTGCGGCCCTGGGTCACTGGTGGCTGGGTTCGATCAACTGGGAATTGCTGGCCACCCTGTTGCTGGGGTCGGTGCCGGGCATCACCATCGGGTCGCTCGCAGCACGGGCGGTGCCGGAGAAATTCTTGCGCGGCCTGCTGGCCATTACGCTGACGAGCGTTGCAGTCAAGCTGATTTGGTAGGCTTATTTTCAATCGGGCGCACCCTGATCCGGGCGCCCATAAGACGTTAACAGGGAAGACAAGATGTACCGCTATGA is drawn from Herbaspirillum seropedicae and contains these coding sequences:
- a CDS encoding sulfite exporter TauE/SafE family protein, whose translation is MTVSYVVSGFAVGLLVGLTGVGGGSLMTPLLTLLFGIHPSVAVGTDLAFASATKTAGTLAHRFKGTVRWDVVRRLSYGALPAALITTLLLKHFGAVSDGIALTIRYSIAVSVFLTVIALLFRSRMQAWLNAHPQRQLQGATLANATIAAGALLGTLVTISSIGAGAVGATLLVLLYPRLSPAEIAGTDIAYAVPLTAIAALGHWWLGSINWELLATLLLGSVPGITIGSLAARAVPEKFLRGLLAITLTSVAVKLIW